The following coding sequences lie in one Silene latifolia isolate original U9 population chromosome 5, ASM4854445v1, whole genome shotgun sequence genomic window:
- the LOC141655225 gene encoding uncharacterized protein LOC141655225, producing the protein MPSSGVTAPYSTALGYKLLQAQDAVCDWYPWILNAWVVPKHGFISWLMGHNRLLTQDILMSMKIIQSNLCFLCGMQQETHTHLFFKCEYSRRCCRMVSDWCAEMLSDEDCIRWWCSKRYRSLSKKKIVGVILAGLIYHLLMARNKCRVDQALLCPEKLVKLVQIDVCNRVKKFQSKCQSASVMNWLDAFVKS; encoded by the coding sequence ATGCCTAGCTCAGGAGTGACTGCACCTTATTCTACTGCTTTGGGTTATAAGTTGTTACAAGCTCAGGATGCTGTTTGTGATTGGTACCCCTGGATTCTTAATGCTTGGGTAGTTCCCAAACATGGGTTTATCAGTTGGTTAATGGGGCATAACAGACTCCTTACTCAAGATATATTGATGAGTATGAAGATTATTCAGTCTAATTTGTGTTTCTTATGTGGGATGCAGCAGGAAACTCATACTCATTTATTTTTCAAGTGTGAGTACAGTAGGCGATGCTGTAGAATGGTCTCTGATTGGTGTGCTGAGATGTTGTCTGATGAAGACTGCATCAGATGGTGGTGCAGTAAACGCTACAGGAGTCTCAGTAAGAAGAAAATTGTTGGGGTTATCTTGGCAGGGTTGATTTATCATTTGTTGATGGCTAGGAACAAGTGCAGGGTGGATCAGGCCTTGCTATGTCCAGAAAAGCTTGTTAAACTTGTTCAGATTGATGTTTGTAATAGAGTTAAAAAATTTCAGTCTAAGTGTCAGTCGGCTAGTGTTATGAATTGGTTAGATGCATTTGTGAAGTCATGA
- the LOC141657269 gene encoding nuclear poly(A) polymerase 1-like isoform X1: MASYGANGLRPNGQRLGITEPISLGGPTEDDVIKTRHLEKYLENVGLYESQEEAVKREEVLGRLDQIVKAWVKTISQAKGLNDQLVQEANAKIFTFGSYRLGVHGPGADIDTLCVGPRHATREEDFFGELHRMLCRDAELRELRAVPDAHVPVMEFKFNGVSIDLLYAKLSLWVIPEDLDISQDSILREYDERSVVLMVASYDQILRLVPNINNFRTTLRCMRFWAKRRGVYSNVAGFLGGINWALLVGRICQLYPNALPNMLVSRFFRVYTQWRWPNPVMLCDIEEGSFGLPVWDPRRNPKDRYHLMPIITPAYPCMNSSYNVSSSTLRIMTEQFQRGHEVCEEMEANKADWDTLFEPHPFFEAYKNYLQIDINAENADDFLNWKGWVESRIRTLTLKIERHTYNMLQCHPHPGEFSDKSKPFHCSYFMGLQRKKEIPAGEGEQFDIRMTVDEFKQTVNMYTRWKPGMEIRVGHVKRRNIPAFVFPGSIKPSRPTKSSSESRRLVEGNSSVSAVAEASECKSISDKPDDGKKRKRENDDIALKCSVSLASSSGGGRNGSPVSTATSLMKLNHVDTNAFVEPGKAAVDTDMINLEISELNGSSQISSLKTLPAPAVPSNFNVAESLAIEKIMSGPYGANKEPVPELDELEDNLGKANQVEFFENSTEPSDEPAKSSSVVAIMNGSTAAPSTSFATEDLEELEPSELAMPAPAPINPAAAQKKPLIRLSFTSLGKATSR; the protein is encoded by the exons ATGGCTAGCTATGGAGCGAATGGTCTTCGGCCTAATGGACAGAGGTTGGGTATAACAGAACCCATTTCGTTGGGTGGGCCAACGGAGGATGATGTGATCAAAACTCGCCATCTTGAAAAG TACTTGGAAAATGTGGGGCTGTACGAGAGTCAGGAGGAAGCAGTCAAAAGGGAGGAAGTGCTTGGAAGACTAGACCAG ATAGTCAAGGCTTGGGTGAAAACAATAAGTCAAGCCAAGGGGTTGAATGATCAATTGGTTCAGGAAGCAAATGCCAAGATCTTCACTTTTGGGTCGTACCGGCTTGGG GTGCATGGCCCTGGAGCTGATATAGATACACTTTGTGTCGGGCCTAGACATGCAACACGAGAG GAGGATTTCTTTGGTGAGCTCCATAGGATGCTTTGTCGAGATGCCGAGTTACGAGAACTGCGTGCTGTCCCTGATGCTCATGTTCCAGTGATGGAGTTCAAGTTTAATGGGGTCTCTATTGATCttctgtatgcaaagttgtcgcTTTGGGTGATTCCTGAA GATTTGGATATCTCGCAAGATTCAATTTTGCGAGAATACGATGAGCGATCCGTAGTCTTAATGGTTGCGAGTTACGATCAAATTTTGCGTTTGGTTCCAAATATAAAT AACTTCCGTACAACACTTAGATGCATGAGATTTTGGGCAAAACGTCGTGGTGTCTACTCAAAT gttgctggatttcttGGTGGTATCAATTGGGCACTACTAGTTGGTCGCATTTGTCAACTGTACCCTAATGCATTGCCCAATATGTTAGTATCTCGCTTCTTTAGGGTTTATACTCAATGGAGGTGGCCAAATCCTGTTATGCTCTGTGATATTGAGGAAGGATCGTTTGGTCTGCCAGTGTGGGACCCTAGGAGGAATCCCAAGGACAGATATCATTTGATGCCCATTATAACTCCTGCGTACCCGTGCATGAATTCTAGCTATAATGTCTCGTCCAGTACTTTAAGGATTATGACGGAACAGTTTCAAAGGGGGCATGAAGTTTGCGAG GAAATGGAAGCCAATAAAGCTGACTGGGATACACTGTTTGAGCCTCATCCCTTTTTTGAAGCATATAAAAACTATCTGCAGATAGACATCAATGCAGAGAATGCTGATGACTTTCTAAATTGGAAGGGATGGGTTGAGTCTCGTATTCGTACGCTTACTTTGAAG ATAGAGAGACACACATACAACATGCTTCAGTGCCATCCACACCCCGGTGAATTCTCAGATAAATCCAAACCTTTTCATTGCAGTTATTTCATGGGGTTGCAACGTAAGAAAGAGATTCCAGCTGGCGAAGGGGAGCAGTTTGATATAAGAATGACTGTGGATGAGTTTAAACAAACAGTGAATATGTATACTCGCTGGAAACCTGGGATGGAGATCCGTGTAGGCCATGTGAAAAGGAGAAATATACCTGCTTTTGTATTCCCTGGGAGTATAAAACCTTCCCGTCCTACTAAATCATCTAGTGAGAGTAGGCGGCTTGTAGAGGGCAACTCATCTGTCAGCGCTGTGGCAGAAGCATCAGAATGTAAATCCATTTCTGATAAACCAGATGATGGGAAGAAGAGAAAAAGGGAAAATGACGATATTGCTCTTAAGTGCTCTGTATCTTTGGCTTCCTCTAGTGGTGGTGGTCGTAATGGTAGTCCTGTCAGCACTGCAACGTCTCTGATGAAGTTAAATCATGTTGATACTAATGCATTTGTTGAGCCCGGGAAAGCTGCAGTAGATACTGATATGATAAACCTGGAAATCTCTGAACTCAATGGATCTTCACAGATAAGTTCCCTGAAGACTTTACCTGCTCCTGCAGTTCCATCAAACTTCAATGTGGCAGAGTCGTTGGCAATCGAGAAAATTATGTCAGGCCCTTATGGTGCCAACAAAGAACCTGTTCCTGAGCTAGATGAGCTTGAGGATAACTTGGGAAAAGCAAATCAAGTTGAGTTTTTCGAAAATAGCACCGAGCCGTCAGACGAGCCTGCTAAGTCATCTTCAGTTGTTGCAATAATGAATGGCTCTACTGCTGCTCCATCCACTTCGTTTGCTACCGAGGATTTGGAGGAGCTTGAG CCGTCTGAACTTGCAATGCCAGCTCCGGCTCCAATAAATCCCGCCGCTGCGCAGAAGAAGCCACTTATCAG GCTTAGCTTTACGTCCTTGGGTAAAGCGACAAGTCGATGA
- the LOC141657269 gene encoding nuclear poly(A) polymerase 1-like isoform X2 encodes MLCRDAELRELRAVPDAHVPVMEFKFNGVSIDLLYAKLSLWVIPEDLDISQDSILREYDERSVVLMVASYDQILRLVPNINNFRTTLRCMRFWAKRRGVYSNVAGFLGGINWALLVGRICQLYPNALPNMLVSRFFRVYTQWRWPNPVMLCDIEEGSFGLPVWDPRRNPKDRYHLMPIITPAYPCMNSSYNVSSSTLRIMTEQFQRGHEVCEEMEANKADWDTLFEPHPFFEAYKNYLQIDINAENADDFLNWKGWVESRIRTLTLKIERHTYNMLQCHPHPGEFSDKSKPFHCSYFMGLQRKKEIPAGEGEQFDIRMTVDEFKQTVNMYTRWKPGMEIRVGHVKRRNIPAFVFPGSIKPSRPTKSSSESRRLVEGNSSVSAVAEASECKSISDKPDDGKKRKRENDDIALKCSVSLASSSGGGRNGSPVSTATSLMKLNHVDTNAFVEPGKAAVDTDMINLEISELNGSSQISSLKTLPAPAVPSNFNVAESLAIEKIMSGPYGANKEPVPELDELEDNLGKANQVEFFENSTEPSDEPAKSSSVVAIMNGSTAAPSTSFATEDLEELEPSELAMPAPAPINPAAAQKKPLIRLSFTSLGKATSR; translated from the exons ATGCTTTGTCGAGATGCCGAGTTACGAGAACTGCGTGCTGTCCCTGATGCTCATGTTCCAGTGATGGAGTTCAAGTTTAATGGGGTCTCTATTGATCttctgtatgcaaagttgtcgcTTTGGGTGATTCCTGAA GATTTGGATATCTCGCAAGATTCAATTTTGCGAGAATACGATGAGCGATCCGTAGTCTTAATGGTTGCGAGTTACGATCAAATTTTGCGTTTGGTTCCAAATATAAAT AACTTCCGTACAACACTTAGATGCATGAGATTTTGGGCAAAACGTCGTGGTGTCTACTCAAAT gttgctggatttcttGGTGGTATCAATTGGGCACTACTAGTTGGTCGCATTTGTCAACTGTACCCTAATGCATTGCCCAATATGTTAGTATCTCGCTTCTTTAGGGTTTATACTCAATGGAGGTGGCCAAATCCTGTTATGCTCTGTGATATTGAGGAAGGATCGTTTGGTCTGCCAGTGTGGGACCCTAGGAGGAATCCCAAGGACAGATATCATTTGATGCCCATTATAACTCCTGCGTACCCGTGCATGAATTCTAGCTATAATGTCTCGTCCAGTACTTTAAGGATTATGACGGAACAGTTTCAAAGGGGGCATGAAGTTTGCGAG GAAATGGAAGCCAATAAAGCTGACTGGGATACACTGTTTGAGCCTCATCCCTTTTTTGAAGCATATAAAAACTATCTGCAGATAGACATCAATGCAGAGAATGCTGATGACTTTCTAAATTGGAAGGGATGGGTTGAGTCTCGTATTCGTACGCTTACTTTGAAG ATAGAGAGACACACATACAACATGCTTCAGTGCCATCCACACCCCGGTGAATTCTCAGATAAATCCAAACCTTTTCATTGCAGTTATTTCATGGGGTTGCAACGTAAGAAAGAGATTCCAGCTGGCGAAGGGGAGCAGTTTGATATAAGAATGACTGTGGATGAGTTTAAACAAACAGTGAATATGTATACTCGCTGGAAACCTGGGATGGAGATCCGTGTAGGCCATGTGAAAAGGAGAAATATACCTGCTTTTGTATTCCCTGGGAGTATAAAACCTTCCCGTCCTACTAAATCATCTAGTGAGAGTAGGCGGCTTGTAGAGGGCAACTCATCTGTCAGCGCTGTGGCAGAAGCATCAGAATGTAAATCCATTTCTGATAAACCAGATGATGGGAAGAAGAGAAAAAGGGAAAATGACGATATTGCTCTTAAGTGCTCTGTATCTTTGGCTTCCTCTAGTGGTGGTGGTCGTAATGGTAGTCCTGTCAGCACTGCAACGTCTCTGATGAAGTTAAATCATGTTGATACTAATGCATTTGTTGAGCCCGGGAAAGCTGCAGTAGATACTGATATGATAAACCTGGAAATCTCTGAACTCAATGGATCTTCACAGATAAGTTCCCTGAAGACTTTACCTGCTCCTGCAGTTCCATCAAACTTCAATGTGGCAGAGTCGTTGGCAATCGAGAAAATTATGTCAGGCCCTTATGGTGCCAACAAAGAACCTGTTCCTGAGCTAGATGAGCTTGAGGATAACTTGGGAAAAGCAAATCAAGTTGAGTTTTTCGAAAATAGCACCGAGCCGTCAGACGAGCCTGCTAAGTCATCTTCAGTTGTTGCAATAATGAATGGCTCTACTGCTGCTCCATCCACTTCGTTTGCTACCGAGGATTTGGAGGAGCTTGAG CCGTCTGAACTTGCAATGCCAGCTCCGGCTCCAATAAATCCCGCCGCTGCGCAGAAGAAGCCACTTATCAG GCTTAGCTTTACGTCCTTGGGTAAAGCGACAAGTCGATGA